In the genome of Rhodothermales bacterium, one region contains:
- a CDS encoding LytTR family DNA-binding domain-containing protein: MDDLGVWRVVTTILVDQLLVEAFTLAGFIVLLRRSASRFGLDHVEPTGRGLIAYGLSLLPILIGAAILITPISQTLRFGIRMVSGFGPRPDASSFVSLYALDPRVYLVYAAILVPLGAFAVATRVTLDLIAQHRRQKESLRQGYLPATRNGLDARVATTDVYWITVHGRVCNATCKEESVVVPKSISMLDDLQIPGFVRINRSTIVNIDHISGWSHWENGKYIVRMSDPDNTTHVVPRGRVRWLKENLATRNSAPQEHRREA; encoded by the coding sequence ATGGACGACCTGGGAGTGTGGCGCGTGGTGACGACCATTCTGGTGGATCAGCTTCTGGTGGAAGCCTTTACGCTTGCCGGATTCATTGTCCTGCTCCGGCGGTCTGCCAGCCGTTTCGGATTGGACCATGTCGAGCCGACCGGTCGGGGACTGATTGCATATGGATTATCCCTCCTACCGATTCTGATTGGTGCAGCGATTCTCATTACGCCCATCTCCCAGACGCTTCGGTTCGGCATCCGCATGGTATCCGGATTCGGTCCACGACCGGATGCGTCCAGTTTCGTGTCCCTGTATGCACTGGACCCGCGTGTGTACCTCGTGTATGCTGCCATATTGGTTCCTCTTGGTGCATTCGCCGTCGCAACGCGCGTTACGCTTGATTTGATTGCCCAGCATCGGCGTCAGAAGGAATCCCTTCGGCAAGGCTACCTGCCAGCAACTCGCAACGGGCTGGACGCCCGCGTTGCGACGACGGATGTTTATTGGATTACGGTTCACGGCCGGGTATGCAACGCCACCTGCAAAGAGGAATCCGTCGTTGTTCCCAAATCCATTTCCATGCTTGACGACCTGCAGATCCCCGGTTTTGTGCGGATCAATCGCTCAACCATCGTGAACATTGATCATATAAGTGGATGGTCCCACTGGGAGAACGGCAAGTATATCGTCCGGATGTCCGACCCGGACAACACCACGCATGTCGTGCCGAGGGGACGAGTGCGTTGGTTGAAGGAGAATCTGGCCACGCGCAATTCGGCACCCCAAGAGCATCGTCGCGAGGCTTGA
- the accC gene encoding acetyl-CoA carboxylase biotin carboxylase subunit: MTHSTETTEPAGKVRTIRKVLVANRGEIAVRVMRTCRELGISTVAVYSEPDATALHVRMADEAWPVGSAASSDSYLRVDRILEVARKTGADAVHPGYGFLSENAAFAEACEKEGIIFIGPPTGAIQSMGDKTAARAIMEKAGVPMAPGTVDAIDDLAEAERIAGDIGYPVLIKAAAGGGGKGMRIVREAKAFRSSMEAAQREAASAFGDGRVFIEKYIDEPRHIEFQVLADTHGHIVHLFERECSIQRRHQKVVEEAPSSVLTPELRERMGRSAVEAARSCGYVGAGTVEFLVDADLNYYFMEMNTRLQVEHPVTEQITGLDLVAEQIRIAEGEHLGYTQDDLHIHGHSIECRVYAEDPATGFLPSPGPLLRHFMPGGFGVRVDAGVEEGGEVPIYYDPMISKLVTWGPTRRDAIRRMRRALEEYDIAGVPTTIPFCHFVMEHEAFTSGAFSTHFVDQHFTPERLFADDPTLTEALAAAAAMFAERREAEKGAPAPADASTGNGFSLWHVRRR, translated from the coding sequence ATGACACATTCAACTGAAACGACAGAGCCCGCCGGGAAGGTCCGGACCATCCGCAAGGTATTGGTGGCCAACCGGGGGGAAATCGCCGTCCGCGTCATGCGGACGTGCCGCGAATTGGGCATTTCGACCGTCGCGGTGTACAGCGAGCCCGACGCCACCGCGCTCCACGTCCGGATGGCGGATGAAGCGTGGCCGGTGGGCAGCGCCGCATCCAGTGACTCCTACCTGCGCGTGGACCGCATCCTGGAGGTGGCCCGGAAAACGGGCGCCGACGCGGTGCATCCCGGATACGGATTCCTGTCCGAGAATGCCGCCTTTGCCGAGGCCTGCGAGAAGGAAGGCATCATCTTCATTGGCCCGCCCACGGGGGCCATCCAGTCCATGGGCGACAAGACGGCCGCCCGCGCCATCATGGAGAAGGCCGGTGTCCCGATGGCGCCGGGTACGGTGGATGCGATCGATGATCTGGCCGAAGCCGAACGGATTGCGGGGGACATCGGGTATCCGGTGCTCATAAAGGCAGCAGCGGGGGGCGGCGGCAAGGGGATGCGTATTGTGCGCGAAGCCAAGGCGTTCCGCTCGTCCATGGAGGCCGCGCAGCGCGAAGCCGCCAGCGCGTTCGGGGACGGCCGCGTATTCATTGAGAAGTACATCGATGAGCCGCGCCACATTGAATTCCAGGTCCTGGCCGATACGCACGGCCACATCGTGCATCTGTTCGAGCGCGAATGCTCCATCCAGCGCCGCCACCAGAAGGTGGTCGAGGAGGCGCCGTCGTCGGTGCTGACCCCGGAATTGCGCGAGCGCATGGGGCGCTCGGCGGTCGAGGCGGCGCGTTCCTGCGGATATGTCGGGGCCGGCACCGTGGAATTCCTGGTCGATGCCGACCTGAACTACTACTTCATGGAAATGAACACGCGGCTGCAGGTCGAGCACCCGGTGACGGAGCAGATTACGGGCCTCGACCTCGTCGCCGAGCAGATCCGGATTGCCGAGGGCGAGCATCTTGGATATACGCAGGACGATCTGCACATCCACGGCCATTCCATTGAGTGCCGCGTCTACGCTGAAGACCCCGCGACCGGGTTCTTGCCGAGCCCCGGGCCGCTCCTGAGGCATTTCATGCCGGGCGGATTCGGGGTCCGGGTCGATGCGGGCGTCGAAGAAGGCGGCGAAGTGCCCATCTATTACGATCCGATGATTTCGAAGCTCGTCACCTGGGGCCCCACGCGCCGAGACGCCATACGGCGGATGCGCCGCGCCCTCGAGGAATATGACATTGCGGGCGTGCCGACCACCATTCCGTTCTGCCACTTCGTGATGGAGCACGAGGCCTTCACCAGCGGGGCGTTCTCCACGCACTTCGTGGACCAGCACTTCACGCCCGAGCGGTTGTTCGCCGACGACCCCACTCTCACGGAAGCTCTTGCCGCCGCCGCAGCCATGTTCGCAGAGCGCCGAGAAGCCGAAAAGGGAGCACCGGCGCCCGCCGATGCATCGACCGGAAACGGGTTCAGCCTGTGGCACGTGCGGCGGCGGTAA
- a CDS encoding J domain-containing protein — MSKTVDFYSVLGVGEDAPADAIKKAYRDLARKHHPDRNPDNPAAEERFKEVQQAYEVLGDAKKRKKYDQMRRNPLGGGDGRGVDINDIFEQFFGGRQGGGGFQGGGGFSTRTGRPGGFPGGGGPGGFQTDPFGAQARPTPPDPDLKRTVKLSFDRMMKGGEATFTLDGERVSVPFPPGVKDGYRVRLKGKGQRMGPTRGDLYVTFRTSDEGRFRRDGDDVHTTLDVDALDAVVGATLSVAAPGGQTVKLTIPPGTQHGEKLRIRGMGIPKSATGVSRGDLLVEVRLVVPTTLTEAQLDAIRKVKG; from the coding sequence ATGTCCAAGACCGTCGATTTTTACAGTGTACTCGGCGTCGGGGAAGATGCCCCGGCCGATGCCATAAAAAAGGCTTACCGAGACCTGGCCCGGAAGCATCATCCAGACCGGAATCCTGACAATCCGGCCGCCGAGGAGCGTTTCAAGGAAGTCCAGCAGGCCTACGAAGTCCTGGGCGACGCGAAGAAACGCAAGAAGTACGACCAGATGCGCCGCAATCCGCTCGGCGGTGGGGACGGCCGCGGGGTCGATATCAACGATATTTTCGAGCAGTTCTTCGGCGGGCGCCAGGGCGGTGGCGGTTTTCAGGGCGGTGGGGGGTTCTCGACGCGCACCGGGCGGCCAGGCGGTTTCCCCGGCGGCGGCGGCCCCGGCGGATTCCAGACCGATCCCTTCGGGGCGCAGGCTCGACCGACCCCGCCCGATCCCGACCTGAAACGCACCGTGAAACTGTCGTTCGACCGCATGATGAAGGGCGGCGAGGCCACCTTTACCCTCGACGGCGAGCGCGTATCCGTGCCCTTCCCGCCCGGCGTCAAGGACGGCTATCGCGTCCGGCTCAAGGGCAAGGGCCAGCGCATGGGCCCGACGCGCGGCGATCTCTATGTCACGTTCCGTACGTCCGACGAGGGCCGGTTCCGCCGTGACGGTGACGACGTGCACACGACATTGGATGTGGATGCGCTCGATGCGGTGGTCGGCGCCACACTCAGCGTCGCCGCCCCGGGGGGTCAGACCGTCAAGCTGACCATCCCTCCCGGCACCCAGCACGGCGAAAAACTGCGGATACGCGGCATGGGCATTCCCAAGTCGGCCACCGGCGTCTCCCGCGGCGACCTGCTCGTGGAAGTCCGCCTGGTCGTTCCCACGACCCTCACCGAGGCCCAGCTGGACGCCATCCGGAAGGTGAAGGGATAA
- a CDS encoding M23 family metallopeptidase, which produces MPNRLTFLLIPALVVCAVLGASCERLPDATLRQTDLRASTAVRGDSLFITFTNPAPIPTRIEVSSKESDVDERVRTRLVLEPSSETVVALDVAGLDSAKVRSNLSFSFTFGSLDTPVRPVPLAWPFPRGRSYEVIQGYEGSFSHTSAYSRYALDFNLAEGDTISAADDGWVVGVIEGYDVGGDDPKYRPYANYITVYHPHSGVVTQYVHLLPGGSFVAVGDSVGRGQPLGRAGLTGFTNIQHLHFNVLVADSTEGMVSIPVTFENGTAGESLRQRDRVGH; this is translated from the coding sequence ATGCCGAATCGCCTGACGTTCCTTCTGATTCCAGCGCTGGTGGTATGCGCCGTGCTGGGTGCCTCGTGCGAGCGCTTGCCGGACGCGACGCTGCGTCAGACCGACCTGCGCGCATCGACCGCAGTGCGGGGCGATTCCCTCTTCATCACGTTCACGAATCCGGCCCCGATTCCAACGCGGATTGAAGTATCGTCCAAGGAATCGGACGTTGACGAACGCGTGCGAACCCGCCTGGTGTTGGAGCCGTCGTCAGAAACGGTTGTGGCCCTTGATGTTGCCGGCCTCGACAGCGCGAAGGTCCGCAGCAACCTCTCCTTCTCGTTCACCTTCGGAAGCCTGGACACGCCCGTCCGTCCGGTCCCGTTGGCGTGGCCGTTTCCGCGGGGCCGGTCCTATGAAGTCATCCAGGGCTATGAAGGATCCTTCTCCCACACCAGCGCCTATTCCCGGTATGCGCTGGATTTCAATCTGGCCGAGGGGGACACCATTTCGGCGGCCGATGACGGCTGGGTAGTGGGCGTCATCGAGGGCTACGATGTGGGCGGGGACGACCCCAAGTACCGCCCGTACGCCAATTACATCACGGTGTATCATCCCCATTCCGGTGTGGTGACCCAGTACGTCCACCTGCTCCCCGGGGGCAGCTTCGTGGCCGTCGGGGATTCCGTGGGTCGGGGCCAGCCCCTCGGACGGGCCGGACTGACCGGGTTCACCAATATCCAGCACCTCCACTTCAACGTCCTTGTGGCCGACTCCACGGAGGGGATGGTGTCGATTCCGGTGACGTTCGAGAACGGCACGGCCGGCGAGTCCCTCCGGCAGCGCGACCGCGTGGGGCACTGA
- a CDS encoding T9SS type A sorting domain-containing protein: MAIWLLLAWAGAPHAYAQTDFWRPVDGPYGGVSVTDIVKHDDAVVAATSSGAFRSEDGGLTWASASSGFAQPDVRDLHVSDDGTLYAATFGDGLYRWDSGAGAWIRQSLPATFLTAITQTHSGRFVVATNAGVRISDDAEQWQTVSLDGIQAVPAVLSASDTHVFVGTSVGVFRSADDGLTWTYASFGMLEFDVRSLAVNADGHVFAGTTPKNNQCAVYRSRGSGNLWTCIQPISDPVVARALAVGSDGRLMLGGYRTVQSSTDEGSTWRTRTAAPTTIQALAEIEPGVWLAGSAGAGLVRSEDEGFSWAVSNDGLFSPVRDVLLHDGRVYAATSGGIFVTSDHGASWDRVRPETPLIQDVRKLAVSAEGHLLAGTAAGLWRLALTDAHGGTVDDSEWELLGPQGRPRIGALAIGPEGAIYVGFHSGVQIFGGSSWTPMYIQGDDGAYRDVTSLAVLDDGSVIAGAAWDSWRLEPGSTTWSLMSTSTLAWFDFQSIAARDGRILIGTRFSGVLESTDGGRNWRTAAPGLNGQEDVQTIAFDRFGNPFIGTFGSGVYQLHPFTRQWTPANTGLGGHLRIRAIAFDDTGIGWVGTMDGGLYAHGITSVHVEEDDAPPTAPLTPRTPALAVYPNPTAGRATVTWDAPLPSPERLQVFDLLGRQVADVAVSAGDLTAELSTDTWPRGVYVVRMSGQTVLLTRL, encoded by the coding sequence TTGGCGATCTGGCTGCTGCTCGCGTGGGCGGGCGCGCCGCACGCGTACGCGCAGACGGATTTCTGGCGCCCCGTGGATGGGCCGTACGGCGGCGTGAGCGTGACGGACATCGTCAAGCATGACGATGCGGTGGTCGCGGCCACTTCCTCCGGTGCCTTCCGCTCCGAGGATGGGGGCTTGACATGGGCGAGCGCGTCCAGTGGATTCGCCCAGCCGGACGTGCGCGACCTGCATGTCTCGGACGACGGGACGCTCTACGCGGCCACATTCGGTGACGGGCTGTACCGCTGGGATTCAGGCGCCGGCGCCTGGATACGCCAGTCCCTCCCCGCCACCTTCCTGACCGCCATCACGCAAACACATTCCGGCCGATTCGTCGTGGCCACCAATGCCGGTGTCCGGATTTCGGACGATGCGGAGCAATGGCAAACCGTCAGCCTGGACGGCATCCAGGCGGTTCCGGCGGTACTCTCTGCCAGCGATACCCACGTGTTTGTGGGTACATCCGTGGGCGTTTTCCGATCCGCCGATGACGGCCTGACCTGGACCTATGCCTCGTTCGGCATGCTGGAATTCGATGTCCGGTCGCTGGCCGTGAACGCCGACGGTCACGTGTTCGCCGGAACGACGCCGAAGAACAATCAATGCGCCGTCTACCGGTCCCGCGGCAGCGGCAACCTGTGGACGTGCATCCAACCCATTTCCGACCCCGTCGTGGCGCGCGCCCTCGCCGTGGGCAGCGACGGCCGCCTCATGCTGGGCGGCTACCGCACGGTCCAGTCCTCCACCGACGAGGGATCGACGTGGCGCACCCGCACGGCCGCCCCGACCACCATCCAGGCCCTCGCCGAAATCGAGCCGGGCGTGTGGCTGGCCGGATCGGCGGGCGCCGGCCTGGTTCGCTCGGAAGACGAAGGCTTTTCGTGGGCGGTCTCGAACGACGGGCTCTTCAGCCCGGTCCGCGATGTTCTCCTGCACGACGGCCGCGTGTATGCGGCCACCAGTGGCGGCATTTTCGTGACCAGCGACCACGGCGCATCGTGGGACCGCGTGCGCCCGGAAACGCCCCTCATCCAGGACGTTCGGAAACTGGCGGTAAGCGCCGAAGGGCATCTCCTGGCCGGAACGGCCGCGGGACTGTGGCGCCTGGCCCTGACCGATGCGCATGGCGGCACCGTTGACGACTCCGAATGGGAGCTGCTCGGCCCGCAGGGACGGCCGCGGATTGGCGCGCTGGCCATCGGTCCGGAAGGCGCCATATATGTCGGATTCCATTCCGGCGTGCAGATTTTCGGCGGGTCATCGTGGACCCCCATGTACATCCAGGGCGACGACGGGGCGTACCGGGATGTCACGTCCCTGGCCGTGCTGGACGACGGCTCCGTAATTGCCGGCGCCGCGTGGGATTCCTGGCGCCTGGAGCCCGGATCGACCACGTGGTCCCTCATGTCCACATCGACCCTCGCCTGGTTCGACTTCCAGAGCATAGCCGCGCGCGACGGGCGCATCCTCATCGGGACGCGCTTTTCCGGCGTCCTCGAATCCACCGACGGCGGTCGCAACTGGCGCACCGCGGCCCCCGGCCTGAACGGCCAGGAAGACGTGCAGACCATTGCGTTCGACCGGTTCGGCAACCCGTTCATCGGCACCTTCGGCTCGGGCGTCTACCAATTGCATCCGTTCACGCGTCAGTGGACGCCCGCCAACACGGGCCTCGGCGGCCACCTCCGCATCCGCGCCATCGCCTTCGATGACACCGGCATCGGCTGGGTCGGCACCATGGACGGCGGCCTCTACGCACACGGCATAACGAGCGTGCATGTGGAAGAAGATGATGCGCCGCCCACCGCCCCGCTGACCCCGCGCACACCAGCGCTCGCAGTGTACCCGAACCCCACAGCAGGCCGCGCAACCGTAACCTGGGATGCGCCGCTGCCCTCGCCCGAACGGCTGCAGGTTTTCGATCTGTTGGGCAGGCAGGTCGCCGATGTGGCCGTCTCCGCAGGTGACCTCACCGCCGAGCTCTCAACCGACACCTGGCCGCGCGGCGTGTATGTCGTCCGGATGTCCGGCCAGACCGTTCTGCTGACGCGGCTCTGA
- a CDS encoding DUF4256 domain-containing protein, translating to MNQSDTKALLHTLKNRFEQHMERHKDVAWSVVEKRLVDAPAKLRALSEMERSGGEPDVIGADLLGVKVAKGEILFCDCSPESPDGRRSLCFDPEALASRKKNKPGGSAVGTARDMGIELLTEEQYHALQRVVELDWKTSSWIATQKEVRELGGALFGDRRFGRVFIYHNGAESYYAARGFRGLLRV from the coding sequence ATGAACCAATCCGACACGAAAGCCCTCCTTCACACCCTCAAGAACCGATTCGAGCAGCACATGGAGCGCCACAAGGATGTGGCGTGGTCGGTCGTGGAAAAACGACTGGTCGATGCGCCGGCAAAGCTGCGCGCGCTCAGCGAAATGGAGCGGTCAGGCGGCGAGCCAGACGTTATAGGCGCGGACCTGCTCGGCGTGAAGGTGGCCAAAGGTGAAATCCTGTTCTGCGACTGTTCGCCGGAGAGCCCGGACGGTCGGCGGAGCCTGTGCTTCGATCCCGAGGCGCTCGCATCGCGCAAGAAGAACAAGCCGGGGGGCTCGGCGGTGGGGACAGCACGGGACATGGGAATCGAGCTGCTGACCGAGGAGCAATACCATGCGCTGCAACGGGTTGTAGAGCTGGACTGGAAGACGTCCAGCTGGATCGCGACGCAAAAGGAAGTGCGGGAGCTCGGCGGTGCGCTGTTCGGGGATCGCCGATTCGGCCGGGTGTTCATTTACCACAACGGCGCCGAGTCGTACTACGCGGCGCGGGGCTTCCGTGGGCTGCTGCGGGTGTAG
- a CDS encoding helix-turn-helix domain-containing protein gives MDRHTTNQYQPDSVSPPGDTLRDILEERHISQADLALRMGRPKKTISEIMNGKAPVTHETALQLELVLGVSAEFWNMRETHYREFLARTDQEAELAAHRDWARNFPSKQMADLGFIPKVKEPEDEVRYLLRFFGVSSPAQWEEVNNKYEVAFRKSTSVQANPYALSAWLRAGQVEAESMRLGDYDVEAFKDCLTAARALTTENPETFQPALKTSCAAAGVGVAFVPQLPKSAVSGATRWLSPDQALIQLSLRYKTNDHLWFTFFHEAAHVLLHGKRQIFLENGASDDEFEKEADRWAADFLIPRPAFDEMSRWSRYSTDNIVGMARELGIAPGIIVGRLQHEGRLPYTHLNKLKVRLRWSS, from the coding sequence ATGGATAGGCACACCACAAATCAGTATCAACCGGACTCGGTATCTCCTCCCGGCGATACGCTACGTGACATCCTTGAGGAGCGTCACATCAGCCAAGCGGATCTGGCGTTGCGCATGGGCCGCCCCAAGAAGACCATCAGCGAGATCATGAACGGGAAGGCGCCTGTCACCCACGAAACGGCGCTGCAGCTGGAGCTGGTGCTGGGCGTGTCCGCCGAGTTCTGGAATATGCGCGAAACGCACTACCGGGAGTTCCTTGCCCGGACGGATCAGGAGGCCGAACTGGCCGCCCACCGGGACTGGGCGAGGAATTTTCCGAGCAAGCAAATGGCCGATCTGGGATTCATCCCCAAGGTCAAAGAACCCGAAGACGAGGTGCGTTATCTCCTGCGGTTCTTTGGTGTGAGCTCCCCGGCACAGTGGGAGGAGGTTAACAACAAATACGAGGTGGCCTTCCGCAAATCGACCTCCGTTCAAGCCAACCCATATGCACTCAGCGCGTGGCTGCGTGCCGGTCAGGTGGAGGCCGAATCCATGCGACTCGGCGACTACGACGTGGAGGCGTTCAAGGATTGCCTGACGGCTGCTCGCGCGCTGACCACGGAAAATCCGGAGACGTTCCAGCCCGCACTGAAGACTTCATGCGCAGCCGCCGGCGTTGGTGTGGCGTTCGTACCGCAACTTCCGAAGTCCGCCGTGAGCGGTGCGACGCGGTGGTTGAGTCCGGATCAGGCACTCATCCAGTTGTCCCTTCGCTACAAAACCAACGATCATCTCTGGTTCACGTTCTTCCATGAAGCCGCCCATGTGCTGCTCCATGGAAAGCGCCAGATATTCCTGGAAAATGGGGCTTCAGACGATGAGTTTGAAAAGGAAGCCGACAGGTGGGCAGCGGACTTCTTGATTCCCCGGCCCGCGTTTGATGAGATGTCCCGTTGGTCCCGGTACTCCACCGACAACATTGTCGGCATGGCCCGCGAACTCGGCATTGCACCCGGGATCATCGTCGGACGTCTCCAGCACGAAGGGCGGCTGCCTTACACGCATCTGAACAAGTTGAAGGTGCGTCTCAGGTGGTCTTCCTAA
- a CDS encoding FG-GAP-like repeat-containing protein has translation MSIPRHALSSFSSLSRLVSVFFSSAALCFGVLIAGSAVLSPIQVQAQGATSPQAVLQQANQMIFQGRAAEAITALESLTESQPQLVPAWATLGRAYSAAERYDEAAHAYERAHELSGGAPGLALPLGSAVAMTGNVDRAFELLREAERSGRVDITSVGGMPGAAVLSADPRWAELMPSAEEFAHPFVEPMDILLDVHGETQGDVFGWIARRIGDVDGDGVADFTTNSNGLAQADDASSGAVSGSGSMRGRVYTYSSRTGELLWSATGTADGGRLGMGIEAAGDVNADGIPDVVAGAPFAGEVFVWSGSDGTQLHHFKPENAPGRFGSSVRGVGDINGDGYGDIVVGEPGGGNAPGRAHVFSGQDGSLLMLLMGSQPGDQFGSTVHGGTNASEAWILVGAPGHQGGGLAYLYKGVGSSPAFVLRPDAGAGRFGGMFMSVVGDVNADGTPDLYVADWADSSTAQGVGKIYVFSGVDGSVLLRKAGEAAGDGFGIGVADTGDVNGDGHDDLLVGAWQHASAAVSGGKLYLLSGKDGELLASVTGNVPGETLGFDTTHVGDVDGDGHTDFLVTSAYSAVNGYRSGRVFILSGASFRDLSQ, from the coding sequence ATGTCTATTCCTCGTCACGCCCTGTCGTCCTTCTCCTCCCTCTCCCGGCTCGTCTCTGTTTTCTTTTCTTCGGCGGCACTGTGTTTCGGGGTCCTGATTGCAGGGTCGGCTGTCTTGTCGCCAATCCAGGTCCAAGCACAGGGCGCGACTTCTCCGCAGGCCGTCTTGCAGCAGGCCAACCAGATGATCTTCCAGGGCCGGGCGGCGGAGGCCATCACGGCGCTCGAGTCCCTGACGGAAAGCCAGCCGCAGCTGGTTCCGGCGTGGGCGACGCTCGGCCGCGCCTACAGCGCGGCCGAGCGGTATGACGAAGCCGCCCACGCCTACGAGCGCGCGCACGAGCTATCCGGCGGCGCACCCGGTCTGGCCTTGCCGTTGGGCTCGGCGGTCGCGATGACGGGGAACGTGGACCGGGCTTTCGAACTCCTGCGCGAAGCGGAGCGGTCCGGCCGGGTGGACATCACGTCGGTGGGCGGGATGCCGGGCGCAGCGGTGCTCAGCGCCGATCCCCGCTGGGCGGAGCTCATGCCGTCGGCCGAGGAATTTGCGCATCCGTTCGTGGAGCCCATGGATATCCTCCTGGATGTCCACGGCGAAACCCAGGGTGACGTGTTCGGATGGATTGCCCGCCGGATTGGTGATGTAGACGGCGACGGCGTGGCGGACTTCACCACCAACTCCAATGGACTGGCTCAAGCCGATGACGCCTCGTCCGGCGCAGTATCTGGATCCGGTTCAATGCGCGGCCGGGTCTATACCTATTCCTCCCGGACGGGCGAGCTCCTGTGGTCCGCGACGGGTACGGCCGACGGCGGCCGTCTGGGTATGGGCATTGAAGCGGCCGGCGACGTGAACGCGGATGGCATCCCCGACGTGGTGGCGGGCGCGCCCTTCGCGGGCGAAGTGTTCGTGTGGTCGGGCAGCGACGGCACGCAACTGCATCATTTCAAGCCGGAGAATGCGCCCGGTCGCTTCGGATCCTCGGTCCGCGGCGTGGGCGACATCAATGGCGACGGATACGGCGACATCGTGGTCGGCGAACCGGGTGGCGGCAATGCGCCCGGCCGCGCGCACGTGTTCTCGGGGCAGGACGGCAGCCTGCTCATGTTGCTCATGGGATCGCAGCCGGGCGACCAGTTCGGCTCCACGGTGCACGGGGGCACCAACGCATCGGAAGCCTGGATCCTGGTGGGCGCGCCCGGTCACCAGGGCGGCGGGCTGGCGTATCTCTACAAAGGCGTTGGCAGCTCACCTGCATTCGTACTCCGGCCCGATGCGGGCGCCGGGCGCTTCGGCGGCATGTTCATGTCCGTGGTCGGTGACGTGAACGCGGACGGCACGCCGGACCTGTACGTGGCGGACTGGGCGGACAGCAGCACGGCGCAGGGCGTCGGCAAGATCTACGTGTTCTCGGGGGTGGACGGCTCGGTGCTCCTGCGCAAGGCGGGTGAGGCGGCGGGCGACGGATTCGGGATCGGGGTGGCCGATACGGGCGACGTCAACGGCGATGGCCACGACGATCTGCTGGTCGGGGCCTGGCAGCACGCATCGGCCGCAGTGAGTGGGGGCAAACTGTATCTGCTGTCCGGGAAGGACGGCGAGTTGCTCGCATCGGTCACGGGAAATGTCCCCGGCGAAACCCTCGGATTCGACACCACGCATGTGGGCGACGTGGACGGCGACGGGCACACCGACTTCCTGGTCACCTCCGCCTACAGCGCCGTGAACGGCTACCGCAGCGGCCGCGTCTTCATCCTGTCGGGGGCGTCGTTCCGGGACCTCAGTCAGTGA
- a CDS encoding PIN domain nuclease, protein MIIVDTSVWVDFFNGRPTRECDVLESILGVEPVGIGDIILVEILQGIRSDTDYRKTKSRLASLTTFDMLGASRAVQCANYFRMLRKKGITIRKTADVIIAGFCIENGFPLLYSDRDFQPFVQRFGLKSWSADH, encoded by the coding sequence ATGATCATTGTAGATACCAGCGTCTGGGTCGATTTCTTCAACGGCCGCCCAACCAGGGAGTGCGATGTGCTGGAATCCATCCTGGGAGTTGAGCCGGTAGGAATCGGCGACATCATCCTGGTTGAAATCCTGCAAGGCATTCGCTCGGATACGGACTACAGAAAAACCAAGAGCCGGTTGGCGTCACTGACCACATTCGACATGCTCGGCGCATCGCGCGCTGTTCAATGCGCGAATTACTTCCGGATGCTTCGCAAGAAGGGCATCACCATCCGGAAGACCGCCGATGTCATCATCGCGGGATTCTGTATTGAAAACGGGTTCCCCTTGTTGTATTCAGACCGGGATTTCCAGCCGTTTGTACAACGTTTCGGGCTGAAGTCCTGGTCTGCCGATCACTGA